ATGACGCGGAGTTCTGACTATTTTGTGACTCTTCCAGGAAGAGTACAGTTGGCAGAAAGAGCTAATGCTGATGTATTCGTCAGTATCCACGCTAATTCCGCAGGTGCAGGTCGTCCAGATGTCAGTGGTTTAGAGACTTATTATTATGACAGTGGTTTGGGTCTAGCTCGTGTTGTCCATAGCAGCATTTTGCAAAGTCTGAATGTGAGAGATCGGGGAGTGCGCCGAGCCAGATTTTTTGTCCTGAGAAAAAGTTCTATGCCTTCGATTCTTGTTGAAACAGGTTATTTAACTGGTCGAGAGGACATTGCCAAGCTACGCAGTTCAGCTTATCAAAATCAAATGGCAGAAGCGATCGCCCGTGGTGTACTCCAGTACCTCCGACGCAGATAAATCATCGTCAAACTTTAGTAAATATACTTAACTACTCTAATGAATAATTAATTGCTATATCTGGTTAATAGTAATCTTGCTGATCGCAAGCAAGATTAGCCTGTAATCTCACGGTTAAAAATCTCTTGTTCTCACTTTTTTTGGAAGTGAGAACTAATTTTTGACGATGAGTAGATACATTTAAATATCATATTGTTTTCAAAATGCTAAATTAAGTGTCACCACCTTTACCAGAATCTATTGATAGTAGCAATAACTTTTTGGGTACATTGATTATCAGCCATCAAATAACTCAACACTAATCCATACTGATTTTACGTATATTGACTGAAAGTATTTATTGTCTTGAATGCCAGCACAAAATTGCTGGTTGCTACGGAAGTTCTGATGAGCAGTGTCCACTATGCAGACTTCTGGAATTAAAGCTAAGTTTGGCGGTGACGGTGTGAGGATTTACCAATAGATACGTGGACATATTGACGGCTTCTATGAACGCGAATTAGGAGAAATGACTGTGAAATTACACTGGTTACTAACCGGTACTATTGGAACTATCTTCTGGCTATCATCGCCTGCTTTAGCGGCGAAACTGGAGTCTTGGCACTTTGATGCCAAGCAAAACCGCTTGGAATTTAATACTTTGGGGGCTGTTCAACCCAAAGCTCAACTCATTTTCAATCCCACTCGTTTGGTTATTGATTTACCAGATACAGATTTTGGCAGACCCCAGTTAACACAACCAATAGGTGGAGCAGTTCGCTCAATTCGCGTAGGGCAATTTGACCCCCAGACGGCCAGAATTGTCGTAGAATTAGCTCCCGGTTATACTATTGATCCCCAAGGGGTAAAATTTATTCCTACTACTGGTAGTCGTTGGTTAGTACAATTACCCACACCAACAGCAACGCCTATCACATCATCAGCAGATATTTCACTCCAATCAGAACCTCAAACCTTAGAAACCAGAGCTAATTCAGAATTTCCTTCCAGAAATATCTACTCTGTGGTTAAACCCGACCCAGTAACATCCAATAATCCTAGACCTTTGGGTAACACCCTCGCCGCTGTCACTCAAGTAGAAAGTTTTCGAGTTACTGGTGATGGTTTTTTTGTGCGGACTAATGGTGGTAGTCCGCAAATTCAGGTGAACCGGAGTTCAGATAAACGCGCAGTTAATATCGAGATTACTGGTGCATCCTTATCTCCTAGCTTGTTGCAACAAGATTTATCTGTGAATCGTTATGGTGTCAACCGGATTCAATTTTCCCAATTGCAAACAAGACAACCAACAGTCCGCATGACTTTGTATGTGGATAAAAATAGCCCTGACTGGCGGGCAAGTACTAGCAGTATCGGTGGGTTTGTAATTATACCTAACCGAGTTGTGAGATTACCTGGTAATAGTGATGCAAATCTCGTTGCGGAGGCGACTGACTCACCTGCAATTATTCAAGCAGTGGAATTAGCTGATAATGGTACTCAACTTTTAATCAGATCTAACAGGCCTGTGTCTGCCAAAGGCGGGTGGGATAGATCTTCTGGTTTATTTCGGATTGCGATCGCCAATGCTAAGTTAGCCCCTAGAGTTATTGGGCCAGCTTTTAATGCCAATAGTCCCATTCTGCGGGTACGGTTGCAACCCCAAGAAGATTCCGTCAATATTTTGGTTCAACCCGCTTCAGGAGTGCAAATTGGGGAAGTCAACCAAATTAGTAATCAGTTGTTGGCTGTACAGTTACAACGCACTCACGCAATTACACCACCCATAGGTTTACCGCCTCTACCCTCAAGTAATGGTCAATTACCAAACTCAAAGGACAATCCTCCACCAGCACCACGCCCAGTCCCCACAGGAAAACTGATAGTTGTGATTGACCCTGGACATGGTGGGAAAGACTCTGGCGCGCCTGGTTTGGGTGGACTATTAGAAAAAGATGTAATTTTACCAATTGGTAAACGGGTAGCGGCAATTCTAGAACGCAATGGTGTACAAGCAGTTCTCACCAGAGATGCTGACTTTTTCGTTGAACTTCAAGGACGGGTAGATATTGCTGAACGTGTCAATGCAACTTTATTTGTGAGTATTCATGCTAATTCTGTAGATAGTCGCCCTGATGTTAATGGCTTAGAAGTATATTATTACGATAGTGGTTATGGTTTGGCAGAAGTAGTTCGCAATACGATTCTGCAAGATATTGGCACCATTAAAGACCGAGGAACACGGAAAGCAAGGTTTTATGTCTTGAGAAAAAGTTCTATGCCTTCGATTTTAGTAGAAACAGGTTATATGACTGGTCGGGAAGATAACCCTCGATTGGGTTCACCAGAATATCAAAATCGGATGGCAGAGGCGATCGCTCGTGGTATTCTCAAATACTTACGTCAAAGGTAAGATATACAGCCAGGCTTAAAATATAGTACAAGTTTTTAATTACTGTGTGGAAAGTCGCTTTAATTCTACAGACGCTGATTCTGATTCCTGAATTCGATTTGCTGAACTACTGAACCACAAGGAATTTAGTAGTCAGTTCACAAATTGTCTGCTAAATTCTGTATTTTAAATGCCAAAACCTAAATCAATATCTGCCTGTGTATTCATCTTCTATTTTTGAAGCTAATCTTTACGATTTTTCTGATAAAGAACCTCAACGCGCCCCTATCGGCGTTTTTGACAGTGGTGTGGGTGGGCTGACGGTACTGCGACAAATTTACCGCCAACTACCAAATGAATCGATTATTTATTTTGGTGATACAGCCAGACTGCCCTACGGTATCCGTTCCCAAGCAGAAATTCTGCAATTTGTGCGCGAAATTCTCTGCTGGATGCAGCAGCAGCAAGTCAAAATGGTGGTGATGGCTTGTAACACCAGTTCTGCCCTCGCCTTAGAAATTGTCCGCCAAGAATTTAATATCCCTATCTTGGGCGTAATTCTCCCAGGCGCTAAAGCTGCTGTGCAACAAGGTAAGCGCATTGGTGTAATTGCTACCCCAGCCACTGCTAAAAGTAATGCTTATAAGCAAGCGATTTTGGAAATTGACCCAGAGGTACAAGTTTGGCAAGTTGGCTGTCCAGAGTTTGTGCCGTTAATTGAGCAGAATCGCATCCACGACCCTTACACTACTGAGGTAGCACGCTCTTATTTAGAGCCTTTACTTCAGCAAGAAATTGATACTTTAGTCTACGGCTGTACTCATTATCCTCACTTGGCACCAGTACTGCGATCGCTTCTTCCATCTCATGTTAAATTAGTTGACCCCGCTGTTCATGTTACAGCTGCTTGTAACCAAGATTTAGAGTTGCTGGGCTTAACTAATACCCACCCGCCATTACCAACTCGCTTTGTCGTTAGCGGTTGTCCACAACAATTCGCTCAGTCCGCAGTCCAGTGGCTAGGCCATACCCCAATGGTTGAAGTCGTAGACTTAAATAGCACAGTAGTTTCTCAACTTACATAAATGAGAATGAAGTATGAAGCCCAAGAATAAAATTCTATACTTCATACTTCATAATTCATAATTCATAATTCAGTTGACTATTGACTAATAACTATTGACTCTTGACTATTCACCACCTCAGTTACCTGTGATGTTATGGATACTTCCTGTTGATTTTTCTCATGATTTCTAGATAGAGAATCATGATAGAAAGATTTTTGACCACTGCGCTTTGCTAGTGCTAATAATAGATACACTGTGAATAAATACCCAGCAGCTAAAATAAAAATCATCATAGGCATATTAGCGTAAATCATTGTTCTACCAGCTTTTTTCTCGAAAAATATCAAATTTCATACAACACGTAGAACTTCAACTAAGCAAGAAAATTCTTGATAGCCGTAGTTTGCTATGCTAAATTTGCCGTAGAGTTATAACGCTCTTCGGTAAACAAATGGAACTATTTAATTGACGTTATTTGCAGACAACACATACCACAACAGTTAATTTGCCCAGTAGCATAATTAACTGCGCTCCTCAGCAGTTTACTTAGTCTGCATTATTGTTTTTCATACCTCTGTGGTAGGATATACCACGACTTTCAGCGCAAGCTGTAAGCCGAAAGCGATTTCCCATAAGGATAGCGCCTAACTCCATCCCAAGAAGTTTACCTGCCACTACAAAATTACAAGAAATAATTCTCTTGGTTTTATTTTGTTGGCAATTAGCTATTCTGGATTCAAAACAACTTCAAGGTAACATCACTCAAAAGTGCTTTACCCGTACATTGTCAATACCTGAAAAATTTAAAATCCCTACATTTTAGCGTAACACAACCAACCTGACTTTTAAGCCAATCTTGAGGCTAAATTTTGAATTTTCTGAAAGGCTAAATTCACGGATAAAACGAATTTTTCTTTGATTAAAAATATTGTTTGTGTTTCATTTGATCATAAATAACAAAAACTCAATATTCTACCAATGTAGTTATTATTACTTACAACAGGTAATGTTAAATATAAATTTATAGTAAAAATCAAAGATATATTTACCGAATTATGATTCTTGGGTTAGCCAGCGAAAAAATCTGATTTTTTGATACTTGTATATATACTTAGAATACTGAGAAAATCAGACAATTTCTGGTAAAAAAACATAGGCTACCCATACAGAAACATCTCTAGATCAACCATCAAGAGAAATGATGATGAATAGGATAGCGATTGATCAAATTGCTGAAGACCGTCACAAGTGCCATTCAGTCTTTGTTCAAGATTTGGTGACACTCATTCATAAAATTAGTCTGAATTCTCAGATTTCTGGCTGAATTGCAAAAATTTTTTGTATGCAGCTAAAACTAACAAAATTGCCTGTTAGCCTTGACAGCAGGGAGATAGCAGTCATTCCCAATAGCTCAGATAACAGCCAAGAAGCAAGGATTGTCTCAGCAAAACTTTGCGCTGGCACAGGGTTATCTTAAAATGAGTATAGGATATGTAAACTTTCGTAACCTAAGCCAGAGTCCGGCCATCCATGACCCCAGCTACCTCCCTGTTTACCCCTGTGGAAGCAGATTTGCAAATACTAGCCGATAACCTCAAGCAGCTAGTTGGCAATCGCCACCCCATTCTTTTTGCAGCCGCCGAACATCTGTTCGGAGCTGGGGGAAAGCGCATCAGACCAGCGATCGTCCTGCTGATATCGCGGGCGACAATGTTAGAAGAAGATATCACCCAGCGTCACCGCCGCCTAGCCGAAATCACAGAAATGATTCACACGGCCAGCCTAGTGCATGACGATGTGGTAGATGAATCGCAAATGCGCCGTGGCGTAGCGACTGTTCATAGCCTGTTTGGCAATCGTATTGCTGTACTAGCAGGTGACTTTCTGTTTGCTCAATCATCTTGGTATCTGGCAAACTTGGATAATTTAGAGGTTGTAAAACTCCTCTCAGAAGTCATCATGGATTTAGCTACTGGAGAAATTCAGCAAGGTATGAACCGCTTTGATAGTAGCCTGGCCATTGAAACTTACCTGCAAAAGAGCTATTACAAAACTGCCTCACTAATTGCCAATAGTGCCAAAGCAGCGGGTTTACTAAGTGAAGTTCCCTCAGAAACAGCCCAGCATTTGTATAACTACGGGCGGAATCTTGGTTTAGCATTTCAAATTGTAGATGACATTTTAGATTTCACCAGTACTACAGATACTCTAGGTAAACCAGCAGGTTCTGACCTGAGAAGTGGTAATTTAACCGCACCTGTTTTATTTGCTTTAGAAGAGAAACCATATTTAGAAGTGCTAATTGAACGTCAGTTTGCTCAAGCAGAAGATTTAGAGCAAGCACTGGCATTAATTCAAGATAGTCGCGGGATACAGCAGGCGAGAGAATTAGCTGCACATCATGCCAAGTTAGCAGCTAAAGAGATTGAAATTTTGCCACCATCAGAATCACGCCAAGCCTTAATTGACATCACTGAATATGTGCTGAGTCGACTTTATTAAAAATTTTTGATTGTAAAGTTTTGATGTTGGAGTTGGGAGTAGGAAAATTTGGAGTGTATCCAAAAAATCCTAACTCCCAATTTTTTTAGGCAATATCAGGTGGTATTTGCCTCGATTGCTGGTGTGGTTTAAGCCTTTGTTTTAACTGCTTTTGAATCGTTTTTTCTAACTGAGTGCGCTGCACTTCAAAAGCATTATTCAGTGTACCCGGTGTTTCTAAAAAAACTATGCTATCTACGGGGTCTAGGGCGATTAATTGGAACAAAATATGGGTGACAGCAATGGGTGTGGCCACCACTTGAGGGTCTCGCCCAGCAGATGAAATTAGGGAAACATCCTGTATGGTAGAAAAAGCGTAAATCACCTGCTTCTCCAATCCAGGATCTGCACGGTGGCTCAATGTAGTTAAGACCCAGTTTCCCTCCTTTTGGAGAATATAGTACTGGGAGTGGCGTAATTGTTGAGCGATCGCGCGAAAAGCAGGAACAATTGCTGCAATAAGATGTGGTGAGATACCATCGCGGGGTGCATTGTCGATCAGCAATTGAATTTGTGTTTCTAAATCCATAATGACTTGTCAACGACTTTTAAGTAATGGCAATCACAGCAGGTCAAGGTGTGAACAATCCCCAGCAAATTGGGAATAATAAAATCAGCCATATCCTCATTGCAGGATAGACCTGCGTTTAGCTTATCCGCAAAACACACAAAGCCAATACCTACCGTCGTACAGGTTGTTTCTATGTATGTTAGGGTCTTTTAAACACCGAGACTATGAATTCAGCCGCAACCGCAACTATTCCAACCGCAACTTTTTTGGGAGAACAGACTATCGGAGTGGAGGTGATATTTCAACTCCTGTACAAGGAGTTTCGGCAATCAACCAAAGCCTCAGAACAAAATTGCCATGATGTGGCAACACGTATTACTACCGAAGTATACCGAATTTGCAGCGAAAGTAAACGCATCCAAGCTTCCGGTGCTGTAGAAAACTCAGCAATGACTCTAGCTAGACATCGGCTGCAACAATGTCAAAGGTACTATCAGTTGGGTTCCAATAGAGGCAGAGTTGAATTACACAGTACGCTGAGTGCCATTATTTATCGTTACATTAATCCTCCCCAGCGGCAATTGAGCTATCAAGGGCGGCTAACTATCATAGAAGATTTTCTACAAAGTTTTTATTTAGAAGCATTAAACGCTTTCCGACGGGAGAATCAACTGGGTACTACCTATCGTCCCCAATCTCTTCTGGAATTAGCAGAGTACATGGCCTTTACCGAACGCTACGGTAAGCGCCGCATTCCTTTACCCGGTCGTCAGCAACAGCTAATTATTCTGCGGGCGCAGACCTTCTCTCAGCAACAACCCCCAGAAACCAGCGTAGATATAGAACAAGCTTCTGAAGGTAGTTCTGGTGACGGTGATGGTTCTTGGGAAGAGCCAGCAGTCCACCAATTACGCTCCACAATGGCGACGCAACCAGAACCAGAACCCGAAGAAGATACGTTGCGTTCTGTTGTGATTACAGAATTGATGAGCTATTTGGAGCAAAAACAACAATCTGATTGTGCTGATTACTTCTCCCTACGTCTTAAAGATTTATCAACACAAGAAATTGAGACAATTTTAAATCTCACTCCGCGTCAGAGAGATTACTTACAACAGCGCTTCAAGTATCATTTAATTAGGTTCGCTTTATTACATCGCTGGGAACTAGTTCACGAATGGTTGGAAGCTTCTTTACAAACAAATTTGGGACTAACTCCGCAGCAATGGGAAGCCTACACCTCCCAGCTAGACGAGAAACAGCGGTCTTTACTTGACTTAAAACAACAAGGACAACCTGACGAGAAAATTGCTAAAACTCTAGGGTTATCAATGGCACAACTGCAAAAACGCTGGTTTAAAATTCTGGAACAGGCTTGGGAAATTCGTAACTCATTAGTGTCCGGATCAGGTGCATCTACTCATGAATAGTGACTCAGAATCCTTAAAAAACCAATTACTCACTTGGTTGTTGGCAAATGATGTCAACACTAGTGAATCTAACTTGGTCGAGTTTAAGGAAAATGACGGGGTTAATCACTCTCTCAAACAATCAGCCACTTTCGCCAGTGGCGATCCAGAGTTGGGAGGGATACCCCAAACCTTTAAACTGGGAGACATTCCTACTGTGCAAGACCGTTTCCAAGCCGTACTCAAGCGTCGGTTGCAAACCGAAATCGAAAACCAGCCCCCTTTGTTTCCTTGGGAAACACAATTAATGGAATATCCTGAGCGTTTGGAAGAGCGATCGCTCTCTTTAGTTCCTGCTTGGGGCTGGAAGGCACAACAATCTAAGCTGAATCTGCCGATTACTCTGCCAGAAACAGTTTTCCGAGAGCTACTAGAAAAGTGCCAAACCCTGCTAACTGCTTCACTGCCTTTGGGAGCTAAATTAGTTCAGGCAGTGGAAGACTTCTTCCCACAAGAATCTTCTTATGCGCTGAATGATATAGCTGGTTTGGTACTCAGAAGTACTTATCGATCTGCGGATGTTCTCGATCAAAAACTCAATATCGAGAGCGATTACCCAGATTTACAACCACGTCAACAAATGGCATTGTCTTTAATGGCGGCCAAACAACTGCTAGAAAATTTAAGTCTACCAGTGACACCAAACAGTCCAGTTGTAGAAAGACAATGGTTTACAAGTGAAGGTTTGTTGACTTTGCGGGTTGAATACCAATCTCGTGGTAAACACACTCAATTAAGAGTTGAGGCTGATTTACCCACCAAAGGAATTGTGACATTGCGAGCTGATGGTACTTTGGCAATGGCTCAGTCTTCAAGTGCGGGCTGCTTGCATGTTGAGTTATCCTGTCAGGAGTTTAACCCAACTTATACTTTAGAAGTTGAGTTTCCTGATATCGACCAACAGCCTTTGTTGTTTGTGATTAATCCTACAATCTAGCGCAGGTCAAAGAAGGCTGAGAAATTAAGAAAATTATTGTGGTTGTGGAGCTTATCTTTTTTAATAAGCGATCATTAGGGCTTCTACGTTTTTTGCAAAGATCATTAGGGCTAAAGATTTGAGACTCCCAAAGGCTGCTTCGGGGAGTTACTGTTATCTGCACAAGAATTTCGGCAGGGTATGAGTTACAACTAAGTAGATGGTTTGACTAACCAAGCATTTTGTTGACTGCATCTACACCATTGCTGAACCTTTAAATGTTTAATTTATCCAGGATTAATTGGTCTTCGCGTCTACCTAGAGTTAATAATTGGCGACAAAATATCCAGCGATCGCCTTTGATGGCAGTGGAAGATTCTCTTTCCTTGCGGCTTTTAGTGCTGGCATTAGTAATAATGGGAACTGTGGCAGTAGATATTGCTGCTGATACAACATTCAGTTTTTGGGCAGTTCCCTTAAATATTGTTGGTGCAATCTGGAGTTACCGCTATCGCCGAAATCCCAATATACCAGTTAAATTCTGCATCGCCATTGGAATGTTAGTTGCTCTAGGTGCATTCTTTGGACGGGTGTTGGGAGAATTAAATGATACGCGGCTGGCTTTAGCAGAGTTATTGATTCAACTGCAAATACTCCACAGTTTTGATATGCCCAGACGCAAAGACTTGGGCTATTCAATTGTGATTGGTTTAATTTTATTAGGTGTGGCAGCAACGTTGAGCCAAACTTTGACTTTTGCACCTATATTATTATTATTTTTAGCGATCGCCTTACCCACTCTGGTCTTAAATTATCGTTCCCAACTGGGTTTAGGTCAGTCAAAAGTTAAAAGAGAAAAGGCAAAAGCAACACAATTTAAATCAAAATTATCTTTTTATTTTTTATTATTTACTTTAATTCTGGGATTGGGATTAGGGATTTTTGCCGTTTTACCCCGCTTTCCTGGTTATCAATTACGGACATTTCCTGTTAGTTCTCCGATTGAAGTCAAAGGCGGCTTTACGGGACGGAGTATTATTAATCCTGGTTATGTCCGCCAAGGTAATGCTGAAAATCAAGGCAATGGTCAAGGAAAAAGCCAAACTGGGCAACCAGGAAAGCTAAATGACAGTTTTTATTATGGCTTTAATAGCCAAATGAATCAAAATCTGCGGGGAAGCATGACACCCAAGGTAGTGATGCGGGTACGATCGCAGGTGGAAGGGTTTTGGCGTGTATTGGCATTTGATCGCTACACAGGTAAAGGCTGGGAAATTTCGCGCAATGATGATGTTACTACGCTCAAGCGATCGCCTTGGTCTTATCAAATTTATTTGTCTCCACCTCCTACGTCTTTGCCAACTAGAGAAGTAGTGCAAACCTATACAGTGGTGGCGGATTTGCCGAATTTGATTCCGGCGATGTCCTATCCCAAAGAAATTTACTTTCCGACACCGATTATCGCTGTGGATCAGGAAAACGGGCTGCGAGCGCCTGTTAGTTTATCTGAAGACCTCACCTATACGGTCATATCGGACGTACCATACCGCGATCGCACTTTGTTAGGCAAAGCCACTACTAACTATCCCAAGCACATTAAAAAATACTATTTACAAATTCCGCCAGAAATTGCTTCCAAAGTCCAAAAATTAACCGCAGAAATTCTGGCTAACTACCGTCGGAATAATGTATCTAAGGTCTCAAAAACTTTAGATTCAAACTATGAAAAGGCACTTTACCTAGCGCAATACCTCAAGCAAAACTACTCTATCCCCAAAAATCCCTTCGATTTTCCTTATTTGGATGAAAAAGAAGACTTAGTAGAAGCTTTCTTGTTTAAACATCAAGGCGGCTACCCAGATCATTTCTCGACTGTGCTGACAGTGATGCTGCGTTCTATTGGGATTCCAGCGCGGTTGGTGGGGGGGTTTAGTCCAGGAGAGTTTAATCCCTTTACGGGGATGTATGTTGTCCGTAACACCGATGCTTACGCGATGACAGAAGTTTACTTCCCCAAATATGGCTGGTTTACCTTTGACCCCATTCCCAATCATCCTCTAATTCCGCCATCTGTGGAAGACTCACAAACTTTTAGCGTTTTGCGCCAATTTTGGCATTGGGTAGCTGGGTGGCTACCTTCACCTGTGACTGGGTTGTTTAACAATGTATTTGGCACAATCTTTAGTTGGATAGTCAGAGCGATCGCTTGGTTTTTTGCTTTATTCGCTCAAGGTTGGTTAGGTGTCTTAACTGGCTTAACGTTGGGAACCACCATCGCTTTCTTTGGCTGGCTAGGTTGGGTACAGTGGCGACAGTGGTTAAAGAGTCGGTGG
This window of the Nostoc sp. HK-01 genome carries:
- a CDS encoding glutamate racemase, with protein sequence MYSSSIFEANLYDFSDKEPQRAPIGVFDSGVGGLTVLRQIYRQLPNESIIYFGDTARLPYGIRSQAEILQFVREILCWMQQQQVKMVVMACNTSSALALEIVRQEFNIPILGVILPGAKAAVQQGKRIGVIATPATAKSNAYKQAILEIDPEVQVWQVGCPEFVPLIEQNRIHDPYTTEVARSYLEPLLQQEIDTLVYGCTHYPHLAPVLRSLLPSHVKLVDPAVHVTAACNQDLELLGLTNTHPPLPTRFVVSGCPQQFAQSAVQWLGHTPMVEVVDLNSTVVSQLT
- a CDS encoding transglutaminase-like protein, whose protein sequence is MAVEDSLSLRLLVLALVIMGTVAVDIAADTTFSFWAVPLNIVGAIWSYRYRRNPNIPVKFCIAIGMLVALGAFFGRVLGELNDTRLALAELLIQLQILHSFDMPRRKDLGYSIVIGLILLGVAATLSQTLTFAPILLLFLAIALPTLVLNYRSQLGLGQSKVKREKAKATQFKSKLSFYFLLFTLILGLGLGIFAVLPRFPGYQLRTFPVSSPIEVKGGFTGRSIINPGYVRQGNAENQGNGQGKSQTGQPGKLNDSFYYGFNSQMNQNLRGSMTPKVVMRVRSQVEGFWRVLAFDRYTGKGWEISRNDDVTTLKRSPWSYQIYLSPPPTSLPTREVVQTYTVVADLPNLIPAMSYPKEIYFPTPIIAVDQENGLRAPVSLSEDLTYTVISDVPYRDRTLLGKATTNYPKHIKKYYLQIPPEIASKVQKLTAEILANYRRNNVSKVSKTLDSNYEKALYLAQYLKQNYSIPKNPFDFPYLDEKEDLVEAFLFKHQGGYPDHFSTVLTVMLRSIGIPARLVGGFSPGEFNPFTGMYVVRNTDAYAMTEVYFPKYGWFTFDPIPNHPLIPPSVEDSQTFSVLRQFWHWVAGWLPSPVTGLFNNVFGTIFSWIVRAIAWFFALFAQGWLGVLTGLTLGTTIAFFGWLGWVQWRQWLKSRWLSKLPPMERLYQQMLQWTATKGFGKHPAQTPLEYVQVAYQHHAPNTAQVIDEISQAYVSWRYGGHTPDLQQLRQKWLKLKKANRQ
- a CDS encoding polyprenyl synthetase produces the protein MTPATSLFTPVEADLQILADNLKQLVGNRHPILFAAAEHLFGAGGKRIRPAIVLLISRATMLEEDITQRHRRLAEITEMIHTASLVHDDVVDESQMRRGVATVHSLFGNRIAVLAGDFLFAQSSWYLANLDNLEVVKLLSEVIMDLATGEIQQGMNRFDSSLAIETYLQKSYYKTASLIANSAKAAGLLSEVPSETAQHLYNYGRNLGLAFQIVDDILDFTSTTDTLGKPAGSDLRSGNLTAPVLFALEEKPYLEVLIERQFAQAEDLEQALALIQDSRGIQQARELAAHHAKLAAKEIEILPPSESRQALIDITEYVLSRLY
- a CDS encoding cell wall hydrolase/autolysin; protein product: MKLHWLLTGTIGTIFWLSSPALAAKLESWHFDAKQNRLEFNTLGAVQPKAQLIFNPTRLVIDLPDTDFGRPQLTQPIGGAVRSIRVGQFDPQTARIVVELAPGYTIDPQGVKFIPTTGSRWLVQLPTPTATPITSSADISLQSEPQTLETRANSEFPSRNIYSVVKPDPVTSNNPRPLGNTLAAVTQVESFRVTGDGFFVRTNGGSPQIQVNRSSDKRAVNIEITGASLSPSLLQQDLSVNRYGVNRIQFSQLQTRQPTVRMTLYVDKNSPDWRASTSSIGGFVIIPNRVVRLPGNSDANLVAEATDSPAIIQAVELADNGTQLLIRSNRPVSAKGGWDRSSGLFRIAIANAKLAPRVIGPAFNANSPILRVRLQPQEDSVNILVQPASGVQIGEVNQISNQLLAVQLQRTHAITPPIGLPPLPSSNGQLPNSKDNPPPAPRPVPTGKLIVVIDPGHGGKDSGAPGLGGLLEKDVILPIGKRVAAILERNGVQAVLTRDADFFVELQGRVDIAERVNATLFVSIHANSVDSRPDVNGLEVYYYDSGYGLAEVVRNTILQDIGTIKDRGTRKARFYVLRKSSMPSILVETGYMTGREDNPRLGSPEYQNRMAEAIARGILKYLRQR